From a region of the Chrysemys picta bellii isolate R12L10 chromosome 7, ASM1138683v2, whole genome shotgun sequence genome:
- the LOXL4 gene encoding lysyl oxidase homolog 4 isoform X2, whose amino-acid sequence MLAGPIPTLLLLCLATPSWQQPPRIQVRLAGARSQAGEGRLEVLYDGQWGTVCDDDFDIHVASVACRELGFESAVTWAHSAKYGHGEGPVWLDNLRCAGTERSLAECHSNGWGVSDCHHGEDAGVVCSARHPPGPRAPGPAPGLQGRKLEEVRLKPVLAWAKLSVPVSEGVVEVKHEGRWRQVCDAGWTRNNSCVVCGMLGFPREKRLNTGFYRKLWNLKLKDPKSSLRGLSQKNAFWIHRVSCLGTEPHLSHCPVQVSPAARRQPACAHGMHAVVSCVPGAEFQTAKAKPFRKGPRAEGPRVRLRAGAQVGEGRVEVLQHGQWGTVCDEKWDLLAASVVCRQLGYGTARQALAGAQLGQGLGPIHMSQVQCTGYERSLQECSFQEAAQSGCRHEADAAVRCNVPHTDYQSQETWYWQGSPEAGEVVMSGVHCMGTELSIQQCQRHGPVHCPAGGGRFSAGVSCTDTAPDLVLDAQVVQETGYLEERPLAMLYCAHEERCLSHSADHANWPDGYRRLLRFSSRIHNLGRADFRPQTGRHAWVWHQCHRHYHSIEVFTHYDLLTLNGSRVAEGHKASFCLEDTNCPPGLQRRFACANFGEQGVSAGCWDTYRHDIDCQWVDISDVGPGSYVLQVVVNPTHEVAESDFSNNVMRCQCKYDGHRIWLHGCRTGDQYGADAVRELEQQQRLATNLI is encoded by the exons ATGCTGGCCGGAcccatccccaccctgctcctgctgTGCCTGGCGACCCCCAGTTGGCAGCAGCCCCCGCGGATCCAGGTGCGGCTGGCgggggccaggagccaggctggCGAGGGGCGGCTGGAGGTGCTGTATGACGGGCAGTGGGGGACCGTGTGCGACGACGACTTCGACATCCACGTGGCCAGCGTGgcctgcagggagctgggctttGAGTCGGCCGTGACGTGGGCCCACAGCGCCAAGTATGGCCACGGGGAAG GCCCCGTCTGGCTGGATAACCTGCGCTGCGCTGGCACCGAGCGCTCCCTGGCCGAGTGCCACTCCAACGGCTGGGGCGTGAGTGACTGCCACCACGGAGAGGACGCCGGCGTCGTGTGCTCGGCCCGGCACCCGCCCGGCCCTCGCGCcccgggcccagcccccggcctgcAG ggaaggaagctGGAAGAGGTGCGGCTCAAGCCAGTCCTGGCCTGGGCAAAGCTGAGCGTGCCCGTCAGCGAGGGCGTGGTGGAGGTGAAGCACGAGGGGCGCTGGAGGCAGGTGTGTGATGCCGGCTGGACCAGGAACAACAGCTGCGTGGTGTGCGGGATGCTGGGCTTCCCCCGGGAGAAGCGGCTCAACACCGGCTTCTACAG GAAACTCTGGAACCTGAAGTTGAAGGATCCCAAGTCCAG CCTGAGGGGCCTGAGCCAGAAGAACGCGTTCTGGATCCACCGGGTCAGCTGCCTGGGCACGGAGCCCCACCTGTCCCACTGCCCGGTGCAGGTGTCCCCTGCCGCCCGGCGCCAGCCCGCCTGTGCCCACGGCATGCACGCCGTCGTCAGCTGCGTCCCGGGCGCCGAGTTCCAGACCGCCAAGGCCAAGCCGTTCCGCAAGGGCCCGCGGGCAGAG GGGCCCCGGGTGCGTCTCCGGGCTGGCGCCCAGGTGGGCGAGGGCCGGGTGGAGGTGCTGCAGCACGGCCAGTGGGGCACCGTGTGCGACGAGAAGTGGGACCTGCTCGCAGCCAGCGTGGTGTGTCGGCAGCTGGGCTACGGGACGGCCAGGCAGGCCCTGGCGGGGGCCCAGCTGGGCCAGG GCCTGGGCCCCATCCACATGTCCCAGGTTCAGTGCACAGGCTACGAGCGCTCGCTCCAGGAGTGCAGCTTCCAGGAGGCAGCGCAGAGCGGCTGCCGGCATGAGGCCGACGCTGCCGTCCGGTGCAACGTGCCCCACACGGACTACCAGAGCCAG GAGACCTGGTActggcagggcagcccagaggcGGGCGAGGTGGTGATGAGCGGTGTGCACTGCATGGGCACCGAGCTCAGCATCCAGCAATGCCAGCGCCACGGCCCCGTGCACTGCCCGGCGGGCGGCGGGCGCTTCTCTGCCGGGGTCAGCTGCACCGACA CCGCCCCGGACCTGGTGCTGGACGCGCAGGTGGTGCAGGAGACGGGCTACCTGGAGGAGCGGCCGCTCGCCATGCTGTACTGCGCCCATGAGGAGCGCTGCCTCTCGCACTCGGCCGACCACGCCAACTGGCCCGACGGGTACCGGCGCCTGCTGCGCTTCTCCTCCCGGATCCACAACCTGGGCCGAGCCGACTTCCGGCCCCAGACCGGCCGCCACGCCTGGGTCTGGCACCAGTGCCACAG GCACTACCACAGCATCGAGGTCTTCACCCACTACGACCTGCTGACGCTCAACGGCTCCAGGGTGGCTGAGGGGCACAAGGCCAGCTTCTGCCTCGAGGACACCAACTGCCCCCCAG ggctgcagcggcgCTTCGCATGTGCCAACTTCGGGGAGCAGGGCGTGAGTGCGGGGTGCTGGGACACCTACCGGCACGACATCGACTGCCAGTGGGTGGACATCAGCGACGTGGGGCCCGGCAGCTACGTCCTACAG gtgGTCGTGAACCCCACGCACGAGGTGGCAGAGTCCGATTTCTCCAACAACGTCATGAGGTGCCAGTGCAAGTATGACGGGCACCGCATCTGGCTGCACGGCTGCCGCACAG gggacCAGTACGGCGCCGACGCAGTGCgagagctggagcagcagcagcgcctggCCACTAACCTCATCTGA
- the LOXL4 gene encoding lysyl oxidase homolog 4 isoform X1, whose protein sequence is MLAGPIPTLLLLCLATPSWQQPPRIQVRLAGARSQAGEGRLEVLYDGQWGTVCDDDFDIHVASVACRELGFESAVTWAHSAKYGHGEGPVWLDNLRCAGTERSLAECHSNGWGVSDCHHGEDAGVVCSARHPPGPRAPGPAPGLQGRKLEEVRLKPVLAWAKLSVPVSEGVVEVKHEGRWRQVCDAGWTRNNSCVVCGMLGFPREKRLNTGFYRKLWNLKLKDPKSSLRGLSQKNAFWIHRVSCLGTEPHLSHCPVQVSPAARRQPACAHGMHAVVSCVPGAEFQTAKAKPFRKGPRAEGPRVRLRAGAQVGEGRVEVLQHGQWGTVCDEKWDLLAASVVCRQLGYGTARQALAGAQLGQGLGPIHMSQVQCTGYERSLQECSFQEAAQSGCRHEADAAVRCNVPHTDYQSQVRLAGGRSPEEGVVEVLVPVGGALKWGAVCGERWGLNEAMVVCRQLGLGFASHALQETWYWQGSPEAGEVVMSGVHCMGTELSIQQCQRHGPVHCPAGGGRFSAGVSCTDTAPDLVLDAQVVQETGYLEERPLAMLYCAHEERCLSHSADHANWPDGYRRLLRFSSRIHNLGRADFRPQTGRHAWVWHQCHRHYHSIEVFTHYDLLTLNGSRVAEGHKASFCLEDTNCPPGLQRRFACANFGEQGVSAGCWDTYRHDIDCQWVDISDVGPGSYVLQVVVNPTHEVAESDFSNNVMRCQCKYDGHRIWLHGCRTGDQYGADAVRELEQQQRLATNLI, encoded by the exons ATGCTGGCCGGAcccatccccaccctgctcctgctgTGCCTGGCGACCCCCAGTTGGCAGCAGCCCCCGCGGATCCAGGTGCGGCTGGCgggggccaggagccaggctggCGAGGGGCGGCTGGAGGTGCTGTATGACGGGCAGTGGGGGACCGTGTGCGACGACGACTTCGACATCCACGTGGCCAGCGTGgcctgcagggagctgggctttGAGTCGGCCGTGACGTGGGCCCACAGCGCCAAGTATGGCCACGGGGAAG GCCCCGTCTGGCTGGATAACCTGCGCTGCGCTGGCACCGAGCGCTCCCTGGCCGAGTGCCACTCCAACGGCTGGGGCGTGAGTGACTGCCACCACGGAGAGGACGCCGGCGTCGTGTGCTCGGCCCGGCACCCGCCCGGCCCTCGCGCcccgggcccagcccccggcctgcAG ggaaggaagctGGAAGAGGTGCGGCTCAAGCCAGTCCTGGCCTGGGCAAAGCTGAGCGTGCCCGTCAGCGAGGGCGTGGTGGAGGTGAAGCACGAGGGGCGCTGGAGGCAGGTGTGTGATGCCGGCTGGACCAGGAACAACAGCTGCGTGGTGTGCGGGATGCTGGGCTTCCCCCGGGAGAAGCGGCTCAACACCGGCTTCTACAG GAAACTCTGGAACCTGAAGTTGAAGGATCCCAAGTCCAG CCTGAGGGGCCTGAGCCAGAAGAACGCGTTCTGGATCCACCGGGTCAGCTGCCTGGGCACGGAGCCCCACCTGTCCCACTGCCCGGTGCAGGTGTCCCCTGCCGCCCGGCGCCAGCCCGCCTGTGCCCACGGCATGCACGCCGTCGTCAGCTGCGTCCCGGGCGCCGAGTTCCAGACCGCCAAGGCCAAGCCGTTCCGCAAGGGCCCGCGGGCAGAG GGGCCCCGGGTGCGTCTCCGGGCTGGCGCCCAGGTGGGCGAGGGCCGGGTGGAGGTGCTGCAGCACGGCCAGTGGGGCACCGTGTGCGACGAGAAGTGGGACCTGCTCGCAGCCAGCGTGGTGTGTCGGCAGCTGGGCTACGGGACGGCCAGGCAGGCCCTGGCGGGGGCCCAGCTGGGCCAGG GCCTGGGCCCCATCCACATGTCCCAGGTTCAGTGCACAGGCTACGAGCGCTCGCTCCAGGAGTGCAGCTTCCAGGAGGCAGCGCAGAGCGGCTGCCGGCATGAGGCCGACGCTGCCGTCCGGTGCAACGTGCCCCACACGGACTACCAGAGCCAG gtGCGCCTGGCGGGGGGCCGCAGCCCCGAGGAGGGTGTGGTGGAAGTGTTGGTGCCGGTGGGGGGTGCCCTGAAGTGGGGCGCCGTGTGCGGCGAACGGTGGGGGCTGAACGAGGCCATGGTGGTCTGcaggcagctggggctgggcttcGCCAGCCACGCCCTCCAG GAGACCTGGTActggcagggcagcccagaggcGGGCGAGGTGGTGATGAGCGGTGTGCACTGCATGGGCACCGAGCTCAGCATCCAGCAATGCCAGCGCCACGGCCCCGTGCACTGCCCGGCGGGCGGCGGGCGCTTCTCTGCCGGGGTCAGCTGCACCGACA CCGCCCCGGACCTGGTGCTGGACGCGCAGGTGGTGCAGGAGACGGGCTACCTGGAGGAGCGGCCGCTCGCCATGCTGTACTGCGCCCATGAGGAGCGCTGCCTCTCGCACTCGGCCGACCACGCCAACTGGCCCGACGGGTACCGGCGCCTGCTGCGCTTCTCCTCCCGGATCCACAACCTGGGCCGAGCCGACTTCCGGCCCCAGACCGGCCGCCACGCCTGGGTCTGGCACCAGTGCCACAG GCACTACCACAGCATCGAGGTCTTCACCCACTACGACCTGCTGACGCTCAACGGCTCCAGGGTGGCTGAGGGGCACAAGGCCAGCTTCTGCCTCGAGGACACCAACTGCCCCCCAG ggctgcagcggcgCTTCGCATGTGCCAACTTCGGGGAGCAGGGCGTGAGTGCGGGGTGCTGGGACACCTACCGGCACGACATCGACTGCCAGTGGGTGGACATCAGCGACGTGGGGCCCGGCAGCTACGTCCTACAG gtgGTCGTGAACCCCACGCACGAGGTGGCAGAGTCCGATTTCTCCAACAACGTCATGAGGTGCCAGTGCAAGTATGACGGGCACCGCATCTGGCTGCACGGCTGCCGCACAG gggacCAGTACGGCGCCGACGCAGTGCgagagctggagcagcagcagcgcctggCCACTAACCTCATCTGA
- the R3HCC1L gene encoding coiled-coil domain-containing protein R3HCC1L isoform X4, producing the protein MENPPWPWLSGGEKPRSSLQEPRFDYCGWQPAELDLSHSELPHVIEIYDFPQDFGTADLLRVFCSYQKKGFDIKWVDDTHALGIFSSPIAARDALTSRHVMVKTRPLAQGTRAAKAKAKACADLLQPAKERPETSAALARRLVIGALGVRSSQSRAEREAERKKLQEARERKRLENKRREDVWEGRD; encoded by the exons CTGTCAGGCGGTGAGAAGCCCAggagcagcctgcaggagccccgcTTTGACTACTGCGGCTGGCAGCCCGCTGAGCTGGACCTCAGCCACTCGGAGCTGCCCCATGTCATCGAGATCTACGACTTCCCGCAGGACTTCGGCACCGCCGACCTGCTGCGCGTCTTCTGCAGCTACCA GAAGAAAGGCTTTGACATCAAATGGGTGGACGACACGCACGCACTGGGCATCTTCTCCAGCCCCATCGCAG CGCGCGACGCCCTGACCAGCAGGCACGTGATGGTGAAGACTCGGCCCCTGGCGCAGGGCACGAGAGCGGCCAAGGCCAAAGCCAAGGCTTGTGCTG ACCTCCTGCAGCCGGCAAAGGAGCGTCCGGAGACGTCTGCGGCCCTGGCCCGGAGGCTGGTGATCGGAGCCCTCGGAGTGCGGAGCAGCCAGAGCCGAGCCGAGCGCGAGGCCGAGCGCAAGAAGCTGCAGGAGGCCCGAG AGAGAAAGCGCCTGGAGAACAAGCGGCGGGAGGACGTCTGGGAAGGCCGGGACTGA